Proteins co-encoded in one Opitutus terrae PB90-1 genomic window:
- a CDS encoding M48 family metalloprotease — MTPQPPPLAPTAPVGLTPANLTVPKEASRFVIVLILSILVWLALAVTMIGLFYAVIFGFFLWLGNGLLTAYLRAEAVRVGPEQLPELDASLRDVCQKLGVRDVPALYVLQSGGLLNAFATRFAGRDFVVVYSDFLEALGPASPEMRFILGHELGHIQSRHILKQIFLAPGLFFPLIGPAYRRAWETSCDRFGAYAAQDVNAAVRAMLVLSGGREHGPQLNAAAFASQHASERGFFVSLHELTSTYPTLSRRVTELMALTDDRAIRSPGRNPFAYFFALFLPGGNVGQGGPLASLLLIVVIIGLLAAMAIPAFEKVRQRSQAIACVNNQRQLAAALDQYQLEEGKGADAWSDVTGAGKFVPAMPVCPAGGTYNATYEDKGARVICTVAGHDPTSVAAARGARSGGK; from the coding sequence ATGACACCCCAACCCCCGCCCCTCGCGCCGACGGCTCCCGTCGGGCTCACGCCTGCGAACCTCACCGTCCCGAAGGAAGCCAGCCGGTTCGTCATCGTCCTCATCCTGTCGATCCTCGTTTGGCTCGCGCTGGCCGTGACGATGATCGGGCTGTTCTATGCGGTGATCTTCGGCTTCTTCCTCTGGCTCGGCAACGGACTGTTGACGGCTTACCTGCGGGCCGAGGCGGTGCGGGTCGGACCGGAGCAATTGCCGGAACTCGACGCGAGCCTGCGCGACGTCTGCCAGAAGCTCGGCGTGCGCGACGTGCCGGCGCTGTATGTGCTGCAATCCGGCGGACTGCTCAACGCGTTCGCCACACGGTTTGCCGGGCGTGATTTCGTGGTGGTGTATTCGGACTTTCTGGAGGCGCTCGGACCGGCGTCGCCGGAAATGCGTTTCATCCTCGGCCACGAATTGGGGCACATTCAGAGCCGGCATATTTTGAAGCAGATCTTTCTCGCGCCGGGATTGTTCTTTCCCCTCATCGGCCCGGCCTACCGCCGCGCGTGGGAGACTTCCTGCGACCGGTTCGGCGCCTATGCGGCGCAGGATGTGAATGCCGCCGTGCGCGCGATGCTGGTGCTGAGTGGCGGACGCGAGCATGGTCCGCAGCTCAACGCCGCCGCTTTCGCAAGTCAGCACGCCTCCGAGCGCGGATTCTTCGTCTCGTTGCATGAGCTCACCTCGACGTATCCGACGCTGTCACGGCGCGTGACAGAACTGATGGCGTTGACGGACGACCGCGCGATACGCAGCCCCGGGCGGAATCCCTTCGCGTACTTTTTCGCGCTGTTTCTACCCGGCGGAAACGTCGGGCAGGGCGGCCCGTTGGCGAGCCTGCTGCTGATCGTGGTGATCATCGGGCTGCTCGCGGCGATGGCGATTCCGGCGTTTGAAAAGGTTCGGCAGCGTTCGCAGGCGATCGCCTGCGTGAACAACCAGCGGCAGCTCGCAGCGGCACTCGACCAATATCAGCTCGAGGAGGGCAAGGGTGCGGACGCCTGGTCCGATGTGACCGGCGCGGGAAAATTCGTACCGGCCATGCCCGTGTGTCCGGCCGGCGGCACCTACAACGCCACCTACGAGGACAAGG